From the Silurus meridionalis isolate SWU-2019-XX chromosome 5, ASM1480568v1, whole genome shotgun sequence genome, one window contains:
- the LOC124386535 gene encoding lymphocyte antigen 75-like codes for MQIFVHKYYLIKTNVTWQAAQNYCRETYDDLATVETDLDWLILKKELAAQGLNDVVWVGLYNDSDSWRWAFNDIPMKNTFSHWNTEQPDNLGGNQACCLSGPLGYWWDYTCTLLFPFICFNANISAAGRYVGVTSAMNWSDAHAYCQEFHTDLAVLSSTEENDRMQSIAYVQGRSWIGLYRDTWKWSDGTNTSSLMWLAGQPDNYYQNENCAVLNNGWFNDVKCHQLHYFICHTTHLLRKQQTVKLKVKSSDESVTDSDMQSAISELIKMKLDKNGMLENTTVTWRVQSDGQVFQK; via the exons atgcaaatatttgttCATAAGTATTATCTGATCAAAACAAATGTGACATGGCAGGCTGCACAGAATTACTGCAGGGAAACATATGATGACCTGGCTACAGTAGAAACTGACCTTGATTGGTTAATACTAAAGAAAGAATTGGCAGCACAAGGCCTAAATGATGTTGTCTGGGTCGGCTTGTACAATGATAGCGACAGTTGGCGCTGGGCCTTTAATGATATCCCAATGAAAAATACATTCTCACACTGGAACACTGAACAGCCTGATAATTTGGGTGGGAATCAAGCATGTTGTCTATCAGGTCCACTTGGATACTGGTGGGATTACACTTGCACACTCCTTTTTCCCTTCATATGCTTCAATG CTAATATCAGTGCTGCTGGCAGATATGTGGGTGTCACTTCTGCAATGAACTGGAGTGACGCTCACGCTTACTGCCAAGAATTTCATACAGATTTGGCTGTTCTCAGCAGCACAGAGGAAAATGACAGGATGCAGAGCATTGCATATGTGCAGGGACGATCTTGGATTGGCCTATACAGGGACACCTGGAAGTGGTCAGACGGGACAAACACATCGAGCCTCATGTGGCTTGCTGGACAGCCTGATAATTATTATCAAAATGAAAACTGTGCTGTGCTTAATAATGGATGGTTCAATGATGTAAAATGCCACCAGCTCCACTATTTCATCTGCCACACCA CTCATCTACTGCGGAAACAGCAAACAGTGAAACTGAAAGTAAAGTCTTCTGATGAGAGTGTGACTGATTCTGACATGCAGTCGGCCATTTCAGAGCTG ATCAAGATGAAGCTGGATAAAAATGGCATGCTGGAGAACACCACAGTGACCTGGAGAGTGCAGTCAGATGGACaagtttttcaaaaataa